One segment of Ipomoea triloba cultivar NCNSP0323 chromosome 12, ASM357664v1 DNA contains the following:
- the LOC115998118 gene encoding E3 ubiquitin-protein ligase At1g63170-like, whose amino-acid sequence MAVTSEEPTGESPTDASPLLMEHTENCESNEHVINIEQSGDPSSSDSSDSESPRGLSSSRQDDRPSARNSQSSSSNGSNSQSPSVTRRGEGFGRHWSPFNTVLWISIELVFTLGQITAAVVVLSVSRHENPQTPLFAWVLGYALGCAVSLPLLYWRYLHRNQAAERRSAQFRQGSRRVNSSSDPNSYITFSLTRSSEDEGGRNTSADNWNVQNNEARNARIVAFVDHFKMALDCFFAVWFVVGNVWIFGGHSSASDAPNLYRLCIVFLTFSCIGYAMPFILCAMICCCLPCIISFLGVREDMNGMRGATEESINALPTHKFKLMRTVSEISEESGSEVEGGVLAAGTDKERAISGEDAVCCICLSNYEDNDEVRELPCSHFFHTACVDKWLKLNASCPLCKLEIGAEIGAENEHSPLAAEASQQV is encoded by the exons ATGGCTGTTACCTCTGAAGAACCAACTGGAGAAAGCCCGACTGATGCATCCCCTTTGCTCATGGAGCACACAGAAAATTGTGAAAGCAATGAGCATGTTATTAATATAGAACAAAGTGGTGATCCTTCATCTTCAGACTCGTCTGATTCTGAATCTCCTCGTGGCTTGAGTTCATCTCGGCAGGATGATAGACCATCTGCGAGAAATTCTCAATCTTCTTCGTCAAACGGATCAAATTCTCAAAGTCCTTCAGTCACAAGGAGAGGCGAAGGATTTGGTCGTCATTGGAGCCCATTCAATACCGTTCTCTGGATTTCCATTGAGCTAGTATTCACTTTAGGGCAAATTACCGCAGCTGTCGTTGTTTTATCTGTATCAAGGCATGAAAACCCGCAAACTCCATTATTTGCTTGGGTTTTGGGTTATGCACTTGGATGTGCTGTGAGTCTTCCTCTTCTATATTGGCGATATCTTCATCGCAATCAGGCTGCTGAGAGGAGGTCAGCTCAATTTCGACAAGGTTCACGTCGAGTTAATTCCTCTTCGGATCCTAATTCTTACATAACCTTCTCCTTAACCCGGTCCTCGGAGGATGAAGGTGGCCGTAATACATCCGCAGATAATTGGAATGTGCAAAACAATGAAGCTCGAAATGCAAG GATTGTTGCGTTTGTGGACCATTTCAAAATGGCCTTGGATTGCTTCTTTGCAGTTTGGTTTGTTGTTGGCAATGTTTGGATATTTGGAGGGCATTCTTCCGCTTCGGATGCTCCCAATTTGTATAG GTTATGTATAGTTTTCCTTACCTTTAGTTGTATCGGGTATGCTATGCCTTTCATCTTATGTGCAATGATATGCTGCTGTCTTCCATGTATCATATCGTTCCTTGGCGTTCGTGAAGATATGAATGGAATGAGAGGAGCAACTGAAGAATCTATTAACGCTCTTCCTACACATAAGTTCAAGCTAATGAGAACTGTAAGCGAGATAAGTGAAGAGAGCGGGTCAGAAGTAGAAGGTGGTGTTTTAGCAGCAGGAACGGATAAGGAACGGGCCATATCGGGAGAAGATGCT GTGTGTTGCATATGTCTATCTAACTACGAGGACAATGACGAGGTGAGGGAGTTGCCCTGCTCGCATTTCTTCCACACTGCATGCGTAGATAAGTGGTTGAAACTAAACGCGTCCTGCCCCCTTTGCAAACTCGAGATTGGAGCTGAGATTGGAGCTGAAAACGAACATTCTCCATTGGCTGCTGAAGCCAGTCAACAAGTGTGA
- the LOC115998115 gene encoding G-type lectin S-receptor-like serine/threonine-protein kinase At1g11300, with protein MKFSKRNMFSWKNVFLILFCSCFGFCSSRDTITINQTLQGSETIFSEGNRFKMGFFSPGNTSKYYVGIMYNNPSNAVVWVANRDKPMNDSRGTIAISEDGNLVVLDGQKTRIWYSDVSEPLSNTTTAQLMDNGNLVLKDGSTGRKLWESFSNPSDCLLRTMKLGTKALRSWRSPSEPFPGSFSFGIQLLNIPQVVIWNSSELYWRSGPWNKQIFIGISQMGSYYNNGFDFTTDSDGNTSLSFDYKNYQSENLYLHLGSNGSLLQTYWDQGKEQWEVTWESHSSECDEYGKCGSFGICNPGELQQVCSCLRGFKPKREVEWGNGNWSSGCVRKEDLQCDRNNSDVNKSKKDGFLKLQMVKVPDFSTWVPSSQGTCETDCSRNCSCLAYSFYPGIGCMHWTGSLIDLQQFSMGGADVYIRLAYSELDLKKESKHKKVIIATAVTIGLLAIAISAYFCWRCLAKHRGKKKQKRVIYLGKTSSPNMSGEDTTRAKLEELPVFDFEIIANATENFDPRNKLGQGGFGPVYKGKLEDGQEIAVKRLSIYSGQGQEEFMNEVVVISKLQHRNLVRLHGCCIEGGEKMLVYEFMPNGSLDTLLFDPQNEEFLDWSKRFMIIEGIGRGLLYLHRDSRLKIVHRDLKASNILLDEQLNPKISDFGLARIFGGNQHQANTQRVVGTYGYMAPEYAMDGRFSEKSDVYSFGVLLLEIVSGRKNSGFYHDEFAISLPAHAWKMWNEERAEEVVDPRIYDRRFEMNMKRCVHVGLLCVQEYPEDRPNVSTVLSMLSSEIAELPGPNQPAFIGRKSCPDTDSSKQSNLSVNSTTITVIEGR; from the exons ATGAAGTTCAGCAAGAGAAATATGTTTTCCTGGAAAAATGTTTTTCTCATACTGTTTTGTTCTTGCTTTGGTTTTTGCAGTTCAAGAGATACCATTACAATCAATCAAACCTTGCAAGGATCAGAAACTATATTCTCAGAGGGCAACAGGTTCAAGATGGGATTTTTCAGCCCTGGAAATACTTCCAAGTATTATGTAGGAATCATGTACAACAACCCGTCAAATGCTGTTGTATGGGTTGCTAACAGAGACAAGCCTATGAATGACTCCAGAGGAACGATCGCAATCTCAGAAGACGGAAATCTTGTGGTGTTGGATGGACAGAAGACGAGAATATGGTATTCAGATGTTTCTGAACCTCTGTCGAATACTACTACTGCTCAGCTCATGGATAATGGGAATTTGGTGTTGAAAGACGGGTCAACTGGAAGAAAATTATGGGAAAGTTTTAGCAATCCTTCGGATTGTCTTCTTCGAACAATGAAACTTGGCACTAAAGCGTTGAGATCATGGAGAAGTCCCTCAGAACCATTTCCAGGGAGTTTTTCATTTGGTATTCAACTTCTGAACATTCCACAGGTTGTCATATGGAACAGCAGCGAGCTTTACTGGAGATCTGGTCCATGGAATAAGCAGATATTCATTGGAATATCTCAAATGGGTTCCTACTATAACAATGGATTCGATTTCACTACTGATAGTGATGGCAACACAAGCCTATCATTTGACTACAAAAATTATCAGTCTGAAAATCTTTACCTTCATTTGGGTTCAAATGGTTCTCTCTTGCAGACATATTGGGATCAAGGGAAGGAACAGTGGGAGGTGACATGGGAAAGCCATTCAAGCGAGTGTGATGAGTATGGCAAGTGCGGGTCTTTTGGAATCTGCAATCCCGGTGAGTTGCAGCAGGTCTGTTCTTGTTTGCGAGGATTTAAACCAAAACGGGAAGTTGAATGGGGTAATGGAAACTGGAGCAGTGGCTGCGTTCGAAAGGAAGATCTTCAGTGTGACAGAAACAACTCGGATGTTAATAAGAGCAAGAAAGACGGGTTTTTGAAGTTGCAGATGGTGAAAGTGCCAGATTTTTCCACTTGGGTGCCTTCTAGTCAAGGCACTTGCGAAACTGACTGCTCGAGAAATTGTTCCTGCCTCGCTTATTCATTCTATCCCGGCATTGGCTGTATGCACTGGACAGGAAGTTTAATTGACCTGCAGCAGTTTTCTATGGGCGGAGCAGATGTATATATCCGTCTGGCATATTCTGAACTCG ACTTGAAGAAAGAAAGCAAACACAAAAAAGTCATTATTGCAACTGCAGTGACTATAGGCTTACTTGCCATTGCTATTTCTGCATACTTTTGTTGGCGTTGTTTGGCTAAGCACAGAG GAAAGAAGAAGCAGAAGCGCGTTATATATTTAGGTAAAACATCTTCACCAAACATGTCTGGAGAAGACACAACCCGAGCTAAGCTTGAGGAGCTACCGGTATTTGACTTCGAGATCATAGCAAATGCAACTGAAAATTTTGATCCACGCAACAAACTTGGGCAGGGCGGTTTTGGTCCTGTCTACAAG GGGAAGTTGGAAGATGGACAGGAAATTGCTGTAAAAAGACTTTCGATATACTCTGGTCAAGGGCAAGAAGAATTTATGAACGAGGTCGTGGTGATTTCTAAACTCCAACACAGAAATCTCGTTAGACTTCATGGTTGCTGCATAGAAGGAGGGGAGAAGATGTTGGTTTATGAATTCATGCCAAATGGAAGCTTGGATACTCTTCTCTTTG ATCCTCAGAATGAAGAGTTTCTTGATTGGAGCAAGCGCTTTATGATTATTGAAGGAATTGGTCGAGGCCTCCTTTATTTGCATAGAGATTCAAGATTGAAAATTGTTCACAGAGATCTCAAGGCAAGCAACATTCTATTGGACGAACAATTGAATCCCAAAATTTCAGATTTTGGCTTGGCGAGGATTTTTGGAGGTAACCAGCATCAAGCTAATACACAAAGGGTTGTTGGCACATA CGGCTATATGGCACCGGAATATGCAATGGACGGAAGATTTTCAGAAAAGTCAGATGTCTACAGTTTTGGAGTTCTATTACTAGAAATTGTTAGTGGAAGGAAGAATTCTGGATTTTACCATGATGAGTTTGCAATAAGCCTTCCAGCACAT GCATGGAAAATGTGGAACGAAGAGAGGGCGGAAGAAGTGGTAGATCCTAGAATATATGATCGGCGCTTCGAAATGAACATGAAACGATGTGTACATGTCGGGTTGTTGTGTGTTCAAGAATATCCAGAAGACAGGCCTAATGTTTCCACTGTTCTATCAATGCTTAGCAGTGAAATTGCAGAGCTTCCTGGGCCTAACCAACCTGCATTTATTGGAAGGAAGAGCTGCCCTGATACAGACAGTTCTAAGCAAAGCAATTTGTCTGTTAATAGTACCACTATTACTGTTATTGAAGGGAGGTAA
- the LOC115998116 gene encoding uncharacterized protein LOC115998116 — MATLTPGILLKLLQSMNTNVRVTGDHRSPLLQVVGIVPALSTSDSLWAHHGFYVQLSDSLNSTYVSLSDRDTDLILTNRLQLGQFVHVDRFVFDSPPVPRAVNVRPIAGRHSFIGSPEALIARVSAKNGGFVIQPVSDSDPIAAYLSRNGRSENEPKGNGKTEDKIGARKVFAAKENVDLDEVSTKISSEKAPVPPRFSSPGSVKQRSISAGKKNVAVVERDPSPAGKVKRSASPAPSKCVVPSLVAAKEENRRNSREPAIIVPSRYRQPSPTSGRRQASPVVSRRMSLSPGRRLSGALKDSSGKKKITAIAAGISKVSEAIVGSSKSSRKSWDEGPAVSGGSSEHKEKVPTKNKPDLQAILRTQAAISRRLSDVSICQDDGTNDEKVKSTESFPAPEKPNMAPVIPVHEKKWTDGSVPLDSLTSDLAKLGKEAMRRRVAASMAAAEALEEALATESIVRGLSMFSDLSSSSKPENPLPTIDRFLSVYEDVMKSTSVVESITTSHSTAKPQENISIDHSKPSSLWVEAALATDLEVVSLLTNQNFEPPSTLDKNPSKKPSKSSVKNHSMVPSVWIRGQGMNETLELAKKLLSEMELWFLKFVEESLNVGFQVFQKCSQAGGPIAAILSQLKRVNGWLDLISKKDEVLVEKIENLKMKIYGFVIQNVGTTVENAASC; from the exons ATGGCTACTCTTACTCCAGGTATCCTCCTGAAGCTTCTCCAGTCGATGAACACCAACGTTAGGGTCACCGGCGACCACCGGTCGCCGCTTCTCCAGGTGGTGGGAATCGTACCGGCGCTTTCCACTTCCGATTCGCTATGGGCCCACCACGGCTTCTATGTTCAGCTATCTGACTCGCTGAATTCCACCTACGTTTCCCTCTCCGACCGCGACACCGATTTGATTCTCACTAACCGTCTCCAGCTCGGCCAGTTCGTCCACGTCGACCGCTTCGTCTTTGACTCCCCTCCCGTCCCGCGCGCGGTCAACGTCCGCCCTATTGCCGGTCGTCACTCCTTTATTGGATCCCCCGAGGCGTTAATTGCCCGCGTTTCCGCGAAAAACGGGGGGTTTGTTATTCAGCCGGTTTCGGATTCGGATCCGATTGCGGCGTATTTGTCGAGGAACGGGAGGAGCGAGAACGAGCCGAAGGGGAATGGGAAGACTGAGGATAAAATTGGGGCTAGGAAAGTGTTTGCAGCGAAGGAGAATGTGGATTTGGATGAAGTTTCGACTAAAATTTCATCGGAGAAGGCTCCGGTTCCTCCTAGGTTTTCGTCTCCCGGATCCGTGAAACAGAGGTCAATATCTGCGGGGAAGAAAAATGTGGCGGTGGTGGAGAGAGATCCGTCGCCGGCCGGAAAAGTGAAGAGGTCAGCTTCACCGGCGCCGTCCAAGTGTGTTGTGCCAAGCCTCGTGGCAGCCAAGGAGGAGAATCGCCGGAATTCTAGAGAGCCGGCGATTATAGTCCCGTCGAGATACCGGCAACCCTCACCGACATCCGGGAGACGGCAGGCGAGTCCGGTGGTGTCTAGGAGGATGTCGCTTTCGCCTGGCCGGAGGTTGTCCGGTGCTCTTAAGGATTCCTCCGGGAAGAAGAAGATAACCGCCATTGCCGCCGGAATTTCCAAGGTTTCTGAGGCCATTGTAGGGTCCAGTAAATCCAGTAGAAAGAGTTGGGATGAAGGGCCAGCAGTCTCCGGTGGATCGTCGGAGCACAAAGAGAAGGTCCCAACCAAGAATAAACCTGATTTGCAAGCAATTCTGAGAACCCAG GCTGCCATCTCCAGGCGTTTAAGCGATGTAAGTATTTGTCAAGATGACGgtacaaatgatgaaaaagTGAAATCTACTGAAAGTTTTCCGGCGCCGGAGAAGCCTAACATGGCTCCGGTCATCCCTGTTCATGAGAAGAAATGGACTGATGGCAGTGTTCCGCTGGATTCACTCACTTCTGACCTTGCAAAACTGGGAAAG GAGGCTATGCGAAGGAGAGTTGCTGCTTCCATGGCTGCTGCTGAAGCTTTAGAGGAGGCTCTTGCCACAGAGTCCATTGTAAGGGGTTTGAG CATGTTTTCTGATCTCTCTTCAAGTTCAAAGCCTGAAAACCCCTTGCCTACAATTGACCGCTTCTTGTCagtttatgaagatgtcatgAAATCAACCTCAGTTGTTGAATCAATCACCACTTCCCACTCCACAGCAAAACCTCAAGAAAACATCTCCATTGATCATTCCAAGCCGTCTTCGCTCTGGGTTGAAGCCGCCCTGGCCACTGATCTTGAAGTCGTCTCCCTCCTAACAAACCAGAACTTCGAACCTCCATCCACACTCGACAAGAACCCATCCAAGAAACCTTCCAAATCATCTGTCAAGAATCACAGTATGGTTCCCTCTGTCTGGATAAGGGGCCAGGGAATGAATGAGACTCTGGAGCTTGCAAAGAAGCTGCTCTCAGAGATGGAGCTATGGTTCCTCAAGTTCGTCGAAGAGTCACTTAATGTTGGCTTTCAGGTGTTCCAGAAATGCTCCCAAGCTGGTGGCCCAATTGCAGCCATTCTTTCACAGCTGAAGCGCGTAAACGGCTGGTTGGATCTCATATCCAAGAAAGATGAAGTGTTGGTGGAGAAGATTGAGaacttgaagatgaagatataTGGATTTGTGATTCAGAATGTAGGAACAACAGTAGAAAATGCAGCATCATGTTGA
- the LOC115998509 gene encoding syntaxin-32-like, producing the protein MRSAQSSCRDRTQEFNNVAEKLRKPVSSPASSGGAVDGGGGAKAEATRPAVAFHSEFNKKASKIGLGIHQTSQKLSKLAKLAKRTSVFDDPTVEIQELTAVIKQDITGLNAAVVDLQLLSNSQNESGSMSTDTTTHTTTVVDNLKNRLMSTTKEFKEVLTIRTENLKVHENRRQLFSSNASKESTNPFIRQRPLATRAAASSSASVSPPPWVNNSASSSQLPLRNKADGESQPLLQQQQGQQQQQLAPLQDSYMQSRNQALHSVESTIHELSSIFTQLATMVSQQGELAIRIDENMEDTLANVEGAQGQLVRYFNSISSNRWLMIKIFLVLIVFLMIFLFFVA; encoded by the exons ATGAGATCGGCGCAATCGTCGTGCAGGGATCGGACACAGGAGTTTAACAATGTAGCAGAGAAATTGAGGAAACCGGTCTCCTCACCGGCGTCGAGCGGCGGGGCCGTCGATGGTGGAGGAGGGGCCAAGGCCGAGGCAACTCGACCGGCTGTTGCGTTTCACTCGGAGTTCAATAAGAAAGCTTCCAAAATTGGGCTGGGGATTCACCAGACCTCGCAGAAGCTCTCTAAGCTCGCTAAAT TGGCAAAAAGAACATCAGTTTTTGATGATCCAACAGTAGAGATTCAAGAGTTGACAGCTGTGATCAAGCAGGACATCACTGGACTTAATGCCGCTGTAGTAGATCTGCAGCTCCTTAGCAACTCCCAAAATGAAAGTGGAAGCATGTCTACAGATACGACCACCCATACAACCACTGTTGTTGACAACCTGAAAAATCGCTTAATGAGCACCACAAAGGAGTTCAAAGAGGTCCTCACCATTCGGACCGAG AACTTGAAGGTTCATGAGAACAGAAGGCAGCTGTTTTCTTCAAATGCATCAAAAGAGTCCACTAATCCTTTCATTCGCCAGCGTCCCTTAGCTACCAGAGCAGCTGCTAGTAGCTCTGCATCAGTATCTCCCCCTCCATGGGTTAATAACTCTGCATCCTCATCTCAGTTACCTCTTAG AAACAAGGCAGATGGAGAATCCCAGCCATTGCTACAACAGCAGCAAGGTCAACAGCAGCAACAATTGGCTCCTTTACAAGACAGTTACATGCAAAGCAGGAATCAGGCCCTTCATAGTGTTGAATCAACTATTCATGAGCTGAGTAGCATTTTCACACAATTGGCAACCATGGTTTCTCAGCAAGGGGAACTGGCAATTAG GATCGACGAAAACATGGAAGACACGCTGGCAAATGTGGAAGGGGCACAAGGGCAACTGGTGAGGTACTTCAACAGCATATCATCCAACAGGTGGCTGATGATCAAGATATTCCTGGTATTGATTGTATTCCTCATGATCTTCCTATTCTTTGTAGCCTAA
- the LOC116000265 gene encoding transcription termination factor MTERF4, chloroplastic, which yields MNVICYSAVTKPNFLLVHCELSALAFCRPQLISASNLCILHHYEKNSSIMRLRCSAAGRTLSSRAVDFKSPKSKTVNGSQRQKSAASLYTHPSLLEMKNERAANRARVYEFLRGIGIIPDELDGLELPVSAEVMRERVDFLHQLGLTIEDINNYPLVLGCSVKKNMIPVLDYLGKLGVRKSTFTEFLRRYPQVLHASVVVDLAPVVKYLQGMDIKPNDIPRVLEKYPEVLGFKLEGTMSTSVAYLVGIGVARREIGGVLTRYPEILGMRVGRVIKPFVEYLESLGIPILAVARLIEKDPHILGFGLEDRVKPNVQSLLQFNVRQTSLASVIAQYPAILGMNLEEKLQTQQSFLNSLLDISSEDFGRVVEKMPQAVSLNNSPTRKHVDFLKACGFSSEQLKKMVVGCPQLLALNIDIMKQSFDYFKTKMERPLEDLVDFPAFFTYSLESTIKPRHRRIAAKGLKCSLAWMLNCSDAKFKDRMHYDSIDMEEMESSPSSFDMNSLMQPRSYDSESEYDEDDSDTD from the coding sequence ATGAATGTCATATGCTACAGTGCCGTTACAAAACCAAACTTTTTGCTTGTACATTGCGAGTTATCTGCCCTTGCATTCTGCAGACCTCAACTTATTTCAGCTTCGAATTTATGTATATTACATCACTATGAGAAGAACAGCTCAATAATGAGGCTACGCTGCTCTGCTGCGGGTAGAACACTTTCATCCAGAGCTGTAGATTTTAAATCGCCCAAGTCTAAAACTGTTAATGGCAGTCAAAGACAGAAAAGTGCTGCATCCTTGTATACTCATCCTAGTTTGTTAGAAATGAAGAATGAAAGGGCAGCAAACCGTGCACGTGTTTATGAATTCTTGAGAGGCATTGGTATTATACCCGATGAGCTTGATGGATTAGAGCTTCCTGTCTCTGCTGAAGTTATGCGAGAGCGTGTGGATTTCCTTCACCAACTGGGACTTACAATTGAAGACATCAATAATTACCCCCTGGTTTTGGGCTGCAGTGTGAAGAAGAATATGATTCCTGTCCTTGATTACCTTGGCAAATTGGGTGTTAGaaaatctacattcacagaaTTTTTGCGCAGATACCCACAAGTCCTCCATGCCAGTGTTGTAGTGGACCTTGCACCAGTTGTTAAATATCTCCAAGGTATGGACATTAAACCAAACGATATTCCTCGAGTTCTGGAGAAATATCCAGAAGTGTTGGGGTTTAAGCTTGAGGGCACAATGAGTACTTCTGTTGCTTATCTTGTGGGAATTGGAGTGGCAAGAAGAGAAATTGGGGGAGTGTTGACCAGGTATCCTGAGATATTAGGGATGAGAGTAGGTCGGGTGATCAAACCTTTCGTGGAATATCTCGAGAGTTTAGGAATTCCAATATTAGCCGTGGCAAGGTTGATTGAGAAAGATCCCCACATTCTTGGATTTGGGCTAGAAGATAGAGTGAAACCAAATGTGCAATCTCTCCTACAGTTCAATGTCAGGCAAACATCACTCGCTTCAGTCATTGCCCAATATCCTGCCATTTTAGGAATGAATCTTGAGGAAAAGCTGCAAACTCAACAAAGTTTTCTCAATTCCCTTCTGGATATAAGCTCCGAGGACTTTGGTAGAGTTGTCGAGAAGATGCCACAGGCTGTGAGCCTCAACAACTCCCCAACACGGAAGCATGTCGATTTCCTCAAGGCATGCGGTTTTTCCTCAGAACAACTGAAAAAGATGGTCGTCGGGTGCCCCCAATTACTCGCCTTGAATATTGACATCATGAAACAAAGCTTTGATTACTTCAAAACCAAGATGGAGAGGCCATTGGAGGACTTGGTTGATTTCCCCGCGTTCTTCACATACAGCCTCGAGTCCACCATAAAACCCAGACACCGAAGGATTGCAGCAAAGGGCTTAAAGTGTTCTCTCGCATGGATGCTCAACTGCTCAGACGCGAAATTCAAGGACCGGATGCATTATGACTCCATTGACATGGAAGAGATGGAATCGAGTCCTTCCTCCTTTGACATGAACAGCCTGATGCAACCCAGAAGCTATGATTCAGAATCTGAGTATGATGAAGATGACAGTGACACTGATTAG